In one Motacilla alba alba isolate MOTALB_02 chromosome 7, Motacilla_alba_V1.0_pri, whole genome shotgun sequence genomic region, the following are encoded:
- the UPP2 gene encoding uridine phosphorylase 2: MTETTGYSGNGLVLVKNPHLDLMEEDVLYHLDLGTKTHNLPAMFGDIKFVCVGGSPNRMRAFAQFMRRELGLAGAGEDVADICAGSDRYAMYRAGPVLSISHGMGIPSISIMLHELIKLLHHAKCRDVTIIRIGTSGGLGIEAGSVVITDTAVDSSFQPRFEQVVLDDVVVRSTELDKGLAEELLACSRDLPDFPTLIGHTMCTYDFYEGQGRLDGALCSFSSEKKLAYLRRAYEAGVRNIEMESTAFAALCGLCGLKAAVVCVALLDRLEGDQIRASHEVLWEYQQRPQRLIAAFIRKRLGLPPHGLRPRQQRRARHTRPAPGTASCGPGRSQRSPRGRAARAGASAHRGAERPGPEPALTAGPSGPGRSQRSPRGRAARAGASAHRGAERPPRRGWHRAHTVCADSRLGLRDAAAPSSLPAPAAEKDCPVRATPAHSDLPGRTALCFGHEDKT, encoded by the exons ATGACCGAAACAACAGGTTACTCGGG GAACGGGCTTGTCCTTGTTAAAAACCCACACCTAGACTTGATGGAGGAGGACGTCCTGTACCACTTGGACTTGGGAACGAAGACGCACAACCTGCCAGCAATGTTTGGGGACATAAAG TTCGTGTGCGTCGGCGGCAGCCCGAACAGGATGAGGGCGTTTGCCCAGTTCATGCGgcgggagctggggctggcggGCGCCGGGGAGGACGTGGCTGACATCTGCGCGGGGTCGGACCGCTACGCCATGTACCGGGCAGGGCCCGTGCTCTCCATCAGC CATGGAATGGGCATCCCTTCCATTTCCATTATGCTTCATGAGCTGATCAAACTGCTGCACCACGCAAAATGCCGGGACGTTACTATTATACGCATCGGTACTTCTGGGGGCTTAG GGATCGAGGCTGGGTCTGTTGTGATCACCGACACGGCCGTGGACTCCTCCTTCCAGCCACGTTTTGAGCAGGTGGTGCTGGACGACGTGGTGGTGCGGAGCACCGAGCTGGACAAGGGCCTTGCGGAGGAGCTGCTCGCCTGCAGCAGGGACCTTCCTGACTTCCCCACGCTCATTGGCCATACCATGTGCACCTACGACTTCTACGAAG GTCAGGGGAGATTAGATGGTGCATTATGCtctttttcaagtgaaaaaaagttGGCGTACTTAAGGAGGGCTTATGAGGCCGGTGTGAGGAATATTGAGATGGAGTCCACTGCTTTCGCCGCCCTGTGTGGCCTGTGTGGCCTCAAAG CCGCCGTGGTGTGCGTGGCGCTCCTGGACCGGCTGGAGGGGGACCAGATCCGGGCGTCCCACGAGGTGCTGTGGGAGTACCAGCAGCGGCCGCAGCGCCTGATCGCCGCCTTCATCCGCAAGCgcctggggctgcccccgcACGGGCTGAGGCCGCGGCAGCAGCGCAGGGCCCGGCACACGCGGCCCGCTCCGGGAACGGCGAGCTGCGGCCCGGGCCGGAGCCAGCGCTCACCGCGGGGCCGAGCGGCCCGGGCCGGAGCCAGCGCTCACCGCGGGGCCGAGCGGCCCGGGCCGGAGCCAGCGCTCACCGCGGGGCCGAGCGGCCCGGGCCGGAGCCAGCGCTCACCGCGGGGCCGAGCGGCCCGGGCCGGAGCCAGCGCTCACCGCGGGGCCGAGCGGCCGCCCCGGCGCGGCTGGCACCGCGCTCACACCGTCTGCGCTGACAGCCGGCTCGGGCTGCGGGACGCAGCTGCACCTTCCTCACTCCCGGCTCCGGCCGCCGAAAAGGACTGTCCTGTTCGGGCCACTCCTGCCCACAGCGATCTTCCTGGAAGGACAGCCCTTTGCTTTGGGCATGAAGACAAAACCTAA